One part of the Atribacterota bacterium genome encodes these proteins:
- a CDS encoding HEPN domain-containing protein translates to MNPEFQRCLKNNKIKKFTPGHKLAPKELNVAKSDFEQAKISFENNKNYKWSTVQCYYSMFHAARALLYINNYREKSHHCLIVAIKALYVEKKLLPVHLIEGMQKAKTLRENADYYDEWSEIGAETIMKLAEEFLEKAKQILNLQLNNH, encoded by the coding sequence ATGAATCCTGAATTCCAAAGATGCCTAAAAAATAATAAAATCAAAAAATTTACTCCTGGTCATAAATTGGCACCAAAAGAACTTAATGTTGCTAAATCAGATTTTGAACAAGCTAAAATAAGTTTTGAAAACAATAAAAATTATAAATGGTCTACTGTACAATGCTATTACTCAATGTTTCATGCCGCTCGCGCATTGCTTTACATTAATAACTATCGAGAAAAAAGTCACCATTGTCTTATTGTTGCGATTAAAGCCCTTTATGTAGAGAAAAAATTATTACCAGTGCATCTTATAGAAGGTATGCAAAAAGCAAAAACTTTAAGAGAAAATGCTGATTATTATGACGAGTGGTCTGAAATAGGCGCTGAAACAATCATGAAATTAGCTGAGGAGTTTTTAGAGAAGGCTAAACAAATTTTAAATTTACAATTAAATAACCATTGA
- a CDS encoding AbrB/MazE/SpoVT family DNA-binding domain-containing protein, which translates to MDKMTKIRDNSQITIPKNIMDKLDLKKGDTISIELRDEEIVLKPVVIIDKSQTWFWSKDWQKEEREAEEDINKGRVKTFNNADDLMKDLKK; encoded by the coding sequence ATGGATAAAATGACTAAAATCAGAGACAACTCTCAAATAACCATTCCCAAAAATATAATGGATAAATTGGATTTAAAAAAGGGAGATACTATCTCCATTGAACTTCGGGATGAAGAAATAGTATTAAAACCAGTTGTTATTATTGATAAAAGCCAGACCTGGTTCTGGAGTAAAGATTGGCAAAAAGAAGAGAGGGAAGCAGAAGAAGATATCAATAAAGGCAGAGTAAAAACTTTTAATAATGCCGATGATTTAATGAAAGATTTAAAAAAGTAA